The genomic interval GTGTGCGaaagttttcttctcctcgtaaGGATCTTTGCAAATTTCATAGACTCGCCGAACTTTCAAATCACCGTACGATGGGAAGAAGTTCGCATTGcctcgttaaattttcaatttacgacGGCGACAAGCATAAAATATCAGAGAATATTAGTGGCGTGGATTATCATCGATCGGAGCTAAGATTTTAGAGGGACGATCGACAGGGTCGTTTGGTCCCTAACCAATGTCGACGGTATTACAGAGGGGAGTTGTTTCCGGTACTCCGCAACACGGAGTACGAGATCCGAGTGAAATTATTCGGACGTATAAGAAGTGGGTGGAAAATTGATCTCAGCGGATCGTGGGATCTTCGGTGAAAAGAGTTTATTGTATAATACGAAACACACGCTaccacgtatacacatatgacGCGGTATCAAGATACGCGgctatatacgtacggcgtACCCCGCAAAACCGAGGGTCGGGAGTTAGGGGTAGGCGCAGAAAGAGAGGCGAGCACCAATTGAGGTGGAACATCGTATTTCCGTTTATATCGGATGTAATATCTCCCGAAGCGTGCAGCGAAGTTAATCCACCGTGCCACTGACGGCTAACGTGATGGATACCTGCCCGACGTTCTTTGTACCTCTTCAAGATGTCTCGCACCTTATATTCCCTATAACAGGGGGTCGAGGGGAACGAAAATTCCTACCGGAAGTTATACACGTCAAATTTCCCATACGTcacgtcgtacgtacaacaaCGCGGTCGcgtatcgtatgtatgtatacggatcggtcttcttcttcttcttgtctccctcgaaataaaataaatctgtCCGACCATGAAAATGAGTTTACTGTATCACATAAAGATCAAATATCTTTTctctgttcttcttcttctttttttttttttttatcagatcGCTAACCAAACTCCAATATAGTAATTGCATCAGGTATATCCTACGACTCTGTAGCTCCGAAAGAGCCATTGTATCGAATTAGGTCTCCGAGCTACAGGAACGAAAACCGATTTTTTTAGGACCGACCGATCGTTGGTTtacttttttacttatttttttttttttttcctgaaaaaGTCGGAAAATTAGTGGCAGAGGTTTACGAAATACAATCTCGTGATTCGATTCAAATACTACCGGTGAAAcgaagtatttttattttactgttAGTTACCGTACGACGCGGCGATGTACAAAATAATAACGGAGTGAAAAGCTCTGGGATTCGGAGCTAGTGAGGAGCGTAGCGATCACCGAGTGTCTTACATCAGCCCTCTGATAAATCCGCAACCCCGCGGTAAGTAGAGACTAATGTCTGAGGCCACGAAAATGTGGGTGATTTAGATTGATAGCGGTGGGAATGACTGGCAACTCTGTTCCGTGGCCCCATTCCCTCATTCTGTTCCACACAGGgaccgagagaaagagatgaaaatggGGAGAGCGAGACGGACGAAGATCAGCCTTGGAGCCTGCGAGAGAATCAATTTCAAAGATCAGAGATACGAGGacccaacgaacgaacgctacgcgtaatatacgtatagaataAGCtacctttatatatataatacagcgAAGAAAACCAGACGCGGCGCGGTGCTTCTCCATaggagggaagaaaatcgCTATTCCGACTATCCTGCATCGCTCTGATCTCTACACTCCCATTCTACTCGAACCCCTGCGGGTATATCGCGGTACAATGTCCTAAGGATGAATGAAAACCGGGATAAAATGGAtgcgaatcttttttcttcaaagaattaCAGGTGCATGGATACCGTGTACGAAACCAGGCTCGTCTCGTGTAACGGTTTTGGGATCGTCGCGATGAAAtctgaataagaaaaaataataaatgcagGAGAACATTCACGAAGGACGTCGCGGCGTTGGCCCGACGAGGATACTCGGCGTCGTTAGTTTTACACTTGGAATAGGTTATAAGTAGATTGAAAGGAATAAAACCGCACCTCAAACGTCTGCATTCCAGAGCAGGTCTGGGTTGGGTCAGTTGCGTTCCTGTGGAGTCGAGGGAGCGCGCAGGTTTGTTTTCGTTTAAAATACAGGAAGTCGCGTGGGCTTATCGAGACACCTGCAGATTCACGCGCGTGTGCGTCCTACGCGTCCTTACCAACGTCCTTCGAACCTCCGGGAGGTTTCGGATACCAAGGAATAAACCCACGGGATTTACGGAGGAAACGCTAagacaaacatgttatttaAAATCGTTCGACGACTGTTGCGCATTATTTGAGTTAGTCATCCGCGTCCTTCTATCATCAGGTTTTCCTGGAGAGTAGTATGGAGTACCAGAAGAGATGTGATCGTTGAATCGTTCGACGTGCGAAACACGTTGAGAATATAAATCCGACGCATATTCCAGTGAACAAATTCGCTACGAATACGTAACGAGCAACCGGCACACTATAATACACGTCTGACGTTTAATTTCGCTTAGCTTACGCAACTTACGCGAGAGTTGAAAATGATTATCATACAATCTAAAATCCTTTCGATACTTATATTCTCAGTCGGCCGTAAAGTGCTTTCcttacataaatacatacccTCGTTCGATACCGATCGTTAATATATGTGGGGTGCTCCGGAATCAAAGccagggaatgaaaaataaaataaagaacgtTGGGTCCAGACTACTCCAGacgttaaatttcattcatttattttccagCTTCTCCTTCTTATACACCATACAGCGTTTCAAATGGTTCTATTTTTTGTAGTTTGGCGTTATGCCATTTCCTTCTTTGTACGTAGTTTCGTTTCCAGCTCGACTCTAAGTTTGCCCTCAAGGCTGGATCCTCAGAACACAAACTCAGAACAGGGTACCCTTCTCCTTTATAAAGTATCGGCGTAAGATTGTGATCGCTGTACCTGTGGctagttttttccttttttcaaatctttctaatattttcgacGTATTTTCTAACTCTCGTATGAAATGATAAGAGGTACAAAGAGTTTCACCATATAGGTAATAACATAGTATCAAACTCCCGACCTGAACATttacttatattatatcatatccTATGTATAGATGTAAGTACGGCATGTAACTATGAGGAGAAACCGCACGGAGTGCAGCGCTAGCTGCAGTGAAATTACGCAAGGCTGCAGACAAGATTGCCGCGCACCAAcacttttgaaattattatcaactATGTACGCCGTTATTATTAACCATAGCTAACTCTTCAAGTCTATTCCGTACACGCACGTACACAGGTAAATTTAACATGCGCTATCTCCATGTATCGCATACCTAAAGTCTGGaggcagcagcaacagctacACCACCTTCTATGAAGAGGCCCTCGAGTAACGCCTCGCGTTACCTCGCCCTACGTTTCCTCGCTTCTGGTTTCTCGTGTGTAAGGGCACCTGCAGAGAAATGCCGAGAGAATGTAGGCACGTTCTACTACCACCACCAGgtagatggatggatggatataACGTTTATAAAGTCTATCTAGCTCCGCGCCAACTACAGATATACtgcaggtatacgcgtatatgcaGATTATACGCGTTGTCTGAGTGTCTGTGCTTGAATATATatcgtttataaatatatgtagcTCCAGAGACCGCAGAACCAGGAGCAGCAACTTGTGCAGTAAGAGAACACGGAACACGCCTAACTTTGTCTTTCGAGGTTTGATTTATTCTGGTCTCTGCATGTTGAGAAAATTAGTTTTACCCGTGCACTGTTTGAGGAGATACGACGGTTAAATATGTAATTTCCTGGGTGCTCTACACTATTCGCGAATATTAATGGTAAGGAATTCATCATgttctttcatattttcttcatgATATTGTTGAATCTGAATTCTCATTTCGTCTTCGACTAAAGTTCACCGTTGTACCTATATCGTTGCACGTTCCACAATTTAGCGATCTGACCCTGACTGAGAAATGAACGTCCTCAGAAACCGGGTAAGGCGATGCATCTCAACTACAAATAAGTCGGGAATAATCTACCTCCTCGAACGTGAATCgcatgttaaaaaaaaaaatctattgtTGGTATTATACAGTCACTTTCCAGAATCTTACCAGGTGTGTTTCGCTCcgtattccattttttctctaataCTTTACAGATTGCAGCCAACCCGCAACTCTTCCACCGGTTGTtctccgtttatttatttattcatttatttatttatttatatttattcatttattatgtTACAACTTAAAAGTTTTTTATAATACTCCACTCCCACCGCAGTTCTTTGCCCAGCGGATTTCGTTTTATGTGACGCCTGGTTTCAAGTTTCGTTGTACTTACACTCTTGAGCCCACTCTGCGTGAACATCGGAGTAGTTCAACGAGTTAAAGTTAAATTGACACCCTGACGGATAGCTACATAATTCGAGGACAATtttcgaaagtaaaaaataacataaatttCCCACATGGTACACAGGTATAGGCGATACAAAGATTTAGGCTGATCTAAAACCCACTAGAGTGTGTCCAGAATATAGAGCGACACTTATCCAACGATAATCTGTACGAACCGGAATAAACTACGTGAAAGCTAATCAGTTAAGTAACCCTTGCGATAAATGCGCCAGCCCCTAGGGTCTACATGTGTGAGTATCCacggatgtacgtatattagaTGAAAATCGAACTTCCGTATCAGAAATTTGTAATGCAAATACTTTTAGGAAGTGTGTGCGGAGATAAGTTGTCTAGCTGCAATTGCCAATATTTCACACAAGGTTGTATCCgtaatggtgaaaaaaaaaaaagattagagTGATTGCCAGAAATTACCGCAaatggtataatatataaggtATACCTACGGATAGATGAAGTGCGTGGATTTGGAGAGCCTCTTCTAATTCCCTTCTCAATTTCCAATTTCCTGTAGTTCTTGCTTTTCGGACAGACAAACGTCGCAGTGATGAAGGTTCCGAGACTGGAGCGTTGTTCGAGTAGATTCATTTTCACCATTCTCTGTTGAACCTATACTAATTACTAGCCAACTATTTTCGAGTGGTTGGTTTGCAGGTAGTCTCGCTCAGTTCAAACCGCAGTAACCACCCTTCCGGACCGTATAACAGCTGGTTGATACGTGATATTAAATATCTGCAATGGGATTCGACTAGATAACATTGAATATCGAAGAAAcgagaattaaaattattcagaaCTAATTGACCAGTCGAAAGAATTGTCTGGTAACGTCACCGTATCAATTTGTACAGGTATTTCAGTATGAGCAATTCTTTCAAACTGCGTTGTGAAAAATCACTGGTATCAGATCAGGGAGGATGGtcagttacaaaaaaaaaaaaataaactttttcacgTGTTTAGTCATCATATTCCGGAATTGAGTTTAAAGTACCTTCAgtttaatttttacacaacattatttattttttttcttacggtaTAACATTTGATAGAAGTATGGGTATGCTTGTAGTTGAATATGATTCCTGTTCACCTTAGGTATAATATCAGAAATCCGGCACCCACATACGATTAATGTACTTATCATTTCAGTAAGCATAATTCGTTAATTTCTTAAATCTTAATGTAAGTATATACGGGTAatagtaatttttatttattattcacgtATCTGTGTTTTCATACGGAGTATACACACCTGTATGATACTTGAATACTATTCACAGGCATACGATAACAAAAAGCTCGTTCGTACGTGAGCCAAAggctaaagaaaaaatttaatgaggaTAAAGAgcatgtaataaaaaaaaatcgtatttaTACATCGTATATTTCATATCTTTAACATTAATGGTGGCGCATCGATTCACAGCCTAGATAACTTCTTCTATGTACAATTTGAGAATGATTACTTACGTAATAGATGcttagtttaatttttttttctgtcttcttGTTATTGGGGGAGAGCgacttttttgttcataaagtttcaaattttaacagCTTGAGCTTAGATTTTGCTCAATTAGCTACTCTGTTTCATTCGATTGAGAATTGGAGagtgaaattttgtttcaaaatccTTATTTCGTCCCGCACATTTCGGTGACTTTTCTCCTCGGAAAGGCAGTGGCATGAGCACCTCAGATAGTAAACAAAatattggaataaaattttgaccaaaacaGCGATCGAACACTAGTCAGCCTAGTTCATGGCATCTGAttaatacttttatttttgagcAATTCAACGACTCAATTTGAATATCAGCTCGGATTTTCGACAGAATTTCGACGGTTATATTTTGTGCGAATTCGGAGATTAATGATTTGGGGCGAtatcgtttttcaattatatcattGTGAGATCAAATCACCGGTAATTTAACTTTTGTTATACTTTCTCGGTTCTTAAGCCGTGGCCTTGATTcttccattgttttttttaaatatataacgATAACGTTTCGCGTTACagagtcttttttttcgtgtgtCTGTCGGATTTGGAAGTTTAGTTTTTGTAACACCGTTACTTAAGAAGCGGTTTATTCAGTGGCTCGTACCCCtggaagaataaagaaaattagatTAATATTAACGCGCATTCAAACACGATATCATGATTAAATGCTAGACACGACATTACTCCCTCGAACATATTCAAACAATTAAACCATCCTGCTGGATCAATTGATCTACCTTTTTTGGCAGATCGATGATCCAAACGTCtggaaatcgaaaaactaCATACATTTTACAGATCGTTCGACAACATATACGACGCTCACAGACGACACAGTTTATGCGGAAGCGATGACCGAATTCCCAACACCAACAACGTTACTATATACATTTTGCATTAGCCTAATTGCATAGAAAAATAGTTCAATTTCATAGTTGCAAAAATCCATAGCTGCCTCATCAGGGGCAAGAAGATAAGAGTTTGAACTGCTTTCATAAAAAGTAAGTCCAAAAGCGTACAAGGAGGATGAGCGGGGAATGGGTTAGGTTACACGAATTAGTAAAAAAGTTGTTACTGTTTGCGTTACATAATGGTATAAGAAGTTGCGGTCGGTTCGTTCGCTCAGTTGCATTAAATACTTGGAATTGAAATGATCAGTGGTTCATGCTGCCATAATACGGAGGTCGTACACTTATTCTATCCCCTCCCGGTCTCAGGGTGTTGTTGAACGAGTCCCGTAATCTCTCCCTAAAGGTTTTGTATTCCATCTCTGGATTGTTCTGACCAAAATCAAAGTCAGCGACTTCCACCGTGAAGCGCACTCTACTTTGTATGTAGTATGCTACACCAAATACGATCAATATGACAGCTGCCAACGAGCATGATACGGGTACTATGATCACCGATAGTTGCGGCTTTTTCGTAGCTGTAAACAGAAGAAATGTAATGATTATTAACGTCATCAAGAAAAGTATATTTGATAGTGATTATGTAACTGTATTCTTCTGTCAGCTCACCTGAGTATACCGTGATAAGTAGCGGCTGAATTTGTTTACTAACATCATTTTCCAGTACAACAACGATTGTGTATAAACCGGGTTCAAGAAAATAGCGAACTATGGCAAACTTGCAGGATTCTAACTGGTCACTTTCCCCGCAGGTCTCGTTACCAGTTATGTTGTAAGTACCACGATGGAAAAACAAGCATTTATGGAAAGGCCCCGACCCTTTACAGCTCACATTTCGAGAAACCATCTCCCAAGGTTGAAGCCAGCTCGTACCATCAACAGTCAAGTTTGAAATGGGAGctggaatatgaaaataattagtcTCAAACGTGGTTAAATGTACGAGAACTCAAATTTTTTAGACACCTTACAACTTACCTTTGACTTTTATCTCCTTTGTAAAGTACCCGTAAGTCTTATTAGGATCCGGCGATATTATCGAAGAGTTTAGGCACACGAatggaaaagaatgatttGCAAGAGGTGCAACAGTAGGGTTGGTATTTGATTCCGTAACCACTGTTGCAGGTGTTATTACGGTAATGGGCGGCTTCGTCGTAGATATATTTGGCATTATCGTACTGGTATTTGGATTCAAAGTGGTTGTGGGTGGTGCAACAGTTGTCGGAGCAAGTGTAGTCGTTGTTACAGGCGGCTCGTAAGAAGCAACAATTAAAGCCTCGACGACATGTGTTTTATCGGGTTCCGTAAAGTTATAAGTAAAGGTGAAATTGGGTGATTGTCCAAAGAATTTGCAATCCACAAACCAGAATGTCGATATCGATGTTGCTTTGTGAGCTATATAGTCATAGTCTCCTTTTCGTAGATCAATCTGTATCTTGGTATCAGATTTTGAAGATACACAATCGTTTACCACTGTTCTATTTGGTTGATGTAGAGTCATGTTGCCATTAAGAAAATctagaaaagaaaatccaaaGCTTGTGAGAATGTTTTTTAATGAAGAGAGCTGCACAAATGGTATGTCACCATTATGAATAACTTATTTGATCAACCGATATACTCACCAGTTACTTCTATCTCTGTGGAattatttccaaagtctaacaAGGATATAAGCAAAAACCTTTCCTTAACAGTTACATCAATCCTATAGGTCCCCGCGTTATATTCATGTGCAGGGTATGAAATTTCCCAAAATGAAGTTGTATTTGTTGTTGCCTCTGTCTGAAAGAGTGATCAAATCAATTAGCATAATACAACTGCTGATCAAAGTAAATCGATAGTTTGGTATACATACCTTATACTTATGCTGCCTAGGTGAAGAGTCCTGCCAACTATATATGAATACACCGGATGGCCTACTGCCATCACGCATGTACAGATCAGCTCTCATTGTAATTGTGCCACCTAACACAACAGGACCGTCGCTCGACAAAACAACCACATGTTTGTTAGACGCATAGGCTAGAAATCAATGTATATTCGCTTGTCATAATCATTGCAGTAGAGATTCTGAAATGGGGTGCATTCTGAACAAAGCTTTCGGAACATGAACAATGATAGTAGCACGGTAAGCTCAGCGCGTAGGTTCAAATTGCTAAATGGATTGTATGGAgcatg from Athalia rosae chromosome 1, iyAthRosa1.1, whole genome shotgun sequence carries:
- the LOC105683477 gene encoding uncharacterized protein LOC105683477 translates to MSKVWTTPHIYSLIPGLLICLSQAYASNKHVVVLSSDGPVVLGGTITMRADLYMRDGSRPSGVFIYSWQDSSPRQHKYKTEATTNTTSFWEISYPAHEYNAGTYRIDVTVKERFLLISLLDFGNNSTEIEVTDFLNGNMTLHQPNRTVVNDCVSSKSDTKIQIDLRKGDYDYIAHKATSISTFWFVDCKFFGQSPNFTFTYNFTEPDKTHVVEALIVASYEPPVTTTTLAPTTVAPPTTTLNPNTSTIMPNISTTKPPITVITPATVVTESNTNPTVAPLANHSFPFVCLNSSIISPDPNKTYGYFTKEIKVKAPISNLTVDGTSWLQPWEMVSRNVSCKGSGPFHKCLFFHRGTYNITGNETCGESDQLESCKFAIVRYFLEPGLYTIVVVLENDVSKQIQPLLITVYSATKKPQLSVIIVPVSCSLAAVILIVFGVAYYIQSRVRFTVEVADFDFGQNNPEMEYKTFRERLRDSFNNTLRPGGDRISGYEPLNKPLLK